A single Endozoicomonas sp. NE40 DNA region contains:
- a CDS encoding IscS subfamily cysteine desulfurase has product MKLPIYLDYSATTPVDPRVAEKMSQCLVAEGNFGNPASRSHVFGWKAEEAVEDARRNVADLLGADPREIVWTSGATESDNLAIKGVAHFYAKKGKHIITSRIEHKAVLDTCRQLEREGYEVTYLDPDSDGIITPEMVESALRDDTILVSLMHVNNEIGVINDIAAIGEITRARKVLFHVDAAQSVGKIPLDMNTMKVDLLSISAHKMYGPKGIGALYVRRKPRVRLEAQIHGGGHERGMRSGTLPTHQIVGLGEACRIAKDEMATDHEHCLNLRQRFLNHFEGMEEVHVNGCIEQRVAGNLNVSFAFVEGESLIMALKDVAVSSGSACTSASLEPSYVLRALGLDDELAHSSLRFSFGRFSTPEEVDYAATQVKDAVIKLRELSPLWDMYKDGVDLKSVQWVAH; this is encoded by the coding sequence ATGAAACTACCAATTTACCTTGATTACTCGGCAACGACACCGGTCGATCCTCGTGTCGCCGAAAAAATGAGCCAGTGTCTGGTTGCTGAAGGTAACTTCGGCAATCCTGCGTCTCGTTCGCATGTGTTCGGCTGGAAGGCTGAAGAAGCTGTAGAAGATGCCCGCCGTAATGTGGCAGACCTGCTGGGCGCTGATCCCCGCGAAATTGTCTGGACTTCCGGTGCCACCGAGTCAGACAATCTGGCGATTAAAGGTGTGGCACACTTTTATGCCAAAAAAGGCAAGCACATTATTACCTCCAGAATTGAACACAAGGCGGTACTCGATACCTGTCGTCAGCTGGAGCGTGAAGGTTACGAAGTGACCTATCTTGATCCGGATTCGGATGGCATTATCACGCCGGAAATGGTGGAATCCGCCCTTCGTGATGACACAATTCTGGTTAGCCTGATGCACGTCAATAACGAAATTGGCGTAATCAACGATATTGCGGCTATTGGTGAAATCACCCGGGCCCGTAAGGTTCTGTTTCATGTGGATGCTGCCCAGAGTGTGGGCAAGATTCCTCTGGACATGAACACCATGAAAGTTGATCTGCTTTCCATTTCTGCGCACAAAATGTACGGACCTAAAGGTATTGGTGCTCTGTATGTGCGCCGTAAGCCCCGTGTACGTCTGGAAGCCCAGATTCACGGTGGTGGTCACGAGCGCGGCATGCGTTCCGGTACTCTGCCGACGCATCAGATTGTTGGCCTGGGCGAAGCCTGTCGTATTGCTAAAGATGAAATGGCAACCGACCATGAACATTGCCTGAACCTGCGTCAGCGTTTCCTGAACCACTTTGAAGGTATGGAAGAAGTGCATGTGAACGGCTGCATTGAGCAACGTGTTGCCGGTAACCTGAATGTCAGTTTTGCTTTTGTGGAAGGTGAATCTCTGATCATGGCTCTGAAGGATGTTGCGGTTTCCTCCGGTTCCGCCTGCACCTCTGCCAGTCTGGAACCTTCTTATGTGCTACGTGCGCTGGGGCTGGATGACGAACTGGCTCATAGCTCCCTGCGTTTCAGCTTCGGTCGTTTCTCGACGCCCGAGGAAGTGGATTATGCCGCTACCCAGGTGAAGGATGCAGTGATTAAGCTGCGTGAACTGTCGCCTCTGTGGGACATGTACAAGGATGGCGTTGACCTGAAATCCGTGCAGTGGGTTGCACACTAA
- the iscU gene encoding Fe-S cluster assembly scaffold IscU → MAYSKKVEDHYENPRNVGKLDAGAENVGTGMVGAPACGDVMRLQIQVSDEGVIEDARFKTYGCGAAIASSSLATEWMKGKTLDEASEIKNTDIAEELALPPVKIHCSVLAEDAIKAAVDDYRSKHDGESAA, encoded by the coding sequence ATGGCTTACAGTAAAAAGGTGGAAGACCATTACGAGAATCCTCGTAATGTCGGTAAACTCGACGCCGGTGCGGAAAACGTCGGTACTGGCATGGTCGGCGCACCAGCCTGTGGCGACGTTATGCGTCTGCAGATTCAGGTCAGTGATGAAGGGGTGATTGAAGATGCCCGCTTCAAAACTTACGGCTGTGGTGCTGCTATTGCCTCCAGCTCTCTGGCGACAGAGTGGATGAAAGGCAAAACGCTGGACGAAGCGTCCGAGATCAAGAATACCGATATCGCAGAAGAGCTGGCGTTGCCGCCAGTTAAAATTCACTGCTCTGTTCTGGCTGAAGACGCTATCAAGGCGGCAGTGGATGACTATCGTAGTAAACATGACGGTGAATCCGCAGCCTGA
- the iscA gene encoding iron-sulfur cluster assembly protein IscA, whose translation MAITMTAAAARHIRDQLEKRGKGVGIKVAVRTSGCSGMAYVLEFVDVKADEDSVFVSHDLEIHSDPKSLVYLDGTELDFVKEGLNEGFQFNNPNVASECGCGESFNV comes from the coding sequence ATGGCGATCACCATGACCGCTGCCGCAGCAAGGCATATCAGGGATCAGTTGGAAAAGCGTGGTAAAGGCGTTGGCATCAAGGTGGCCGTTCGTACGTCTGGCTGTTCCGGCATGGCTTATGTGCTGGAATTTGTGGATGTTAAGGCCGATGAAGACAGCGTATTCGTCAGCCACGACCTGGAAATCCATTCTGACCCCAAAAGTCTGGTGTACCTGGACGGTACCGAGCTGGACTTTGTGAAAGAAGGTCTGAACGAAGGTTTCCAGTTTAATAACCCTAATGTCGCCAGTGAGTGCGGCTGTGGTGAAAGCTTCAACGTCTGA
- the hscB gene encoding Fe-S protein assembly co-chaperone HscB, whose translation MTPFPKSFGTSITVVDITKNYFELFQLPVSCRVDLSLLAERYRELQKTVHPDRFAGADDRQQRLAIQYAAYVNEGYETLKSSMARSLYLLELAGYKVDLETNTVMDPVFLMEQMELREAMSEVRDHVDPEAELERMVDEVDEGVEALFGTYEQLWLIASEEGTEAPAREDALKKAQDTVRKMQFMVKLAAELEQLESELLDG comes from the coding sequence TTGACGCCATTCCCGAAGTCATTTGGAACAAGCATCACCGTGGTTGATATAACGAAAAACTATTTTGAGCTGTTTCAGCTTCCTGTCTCCTGCCGGGTTGATCTGTCACTGCTGGCCGAGCGGTATCGCGAGCTTCAGAAAACCGTGCATCCTGATCGTTTTGCCGGGGCGGATGATCGCCAGCAACGACTTGCCATTCAATACGCTGCCTATGTCAACGAAGGCTATGAAACACTGAAATCGTCCATGGCAAGGTCGTTGTACCTGCTGGAACTGGCTGGTTACAAGGTTGACCTTGAAACGAATACAGTGATGGACCCGGTGTTTCTGATGGAGCAGATGGAGTTGCGTGAAGCCATGTCCGAAGTGCGTGACCATGTCGATCCGGAAGCAGAGCTGGAACGCATGGTTGACGAAGTAGACGAAGGGGTTGAAGCCCTGTTTGGTACCTATGAACAGCTGTGGCTGATTGCCAGCGAAGAAGGCACTGAAGCACCCGCCAGAGAGGATGCGCTGAAAAAAGCCCAGGATACTGTACGAAAGATGCAGTTCATGGTTAAGCTTGCGGCTGAACTGGAACAGCTGGAGTCAGAGCTGTTAGATGGTTAG
- the hscA gene encoding Fe-S protein assembly chaperone HscA, protein MALLQISEPGQTPEPHQRKRAVGIDLGTTNSLVASVRSGNADTLPDHQGEHILPSVVHYGEQGVTVGQQAEQHMVSDALDTIVSVKRLMGRGLNDLSTLGGVMPYRFVDSESQMPLIETRRGSVSPVEVSAEILRSLAGRATETLGGELDGAVITVPAYFDESQRQATKDAAKLAGLNVYRLLNEPTAAAVAYGLDQGGEGLIAVYDLGGGTFDISILRLQKGVFEVLATGGDTALGGDDFDRAIAGWVLAQAGVDESSLNNEQHRQIMLEGRRAKEALTDHDSVDVSFGDWFGQLTTEQFNELADKLIDQTLRAFKRALRDAGYKAKDIEAVVMVGGSTRMPRVRSRIADFAKKQPLTSIDPDRVVAIGAALQADVLAGNKSGDDMLLLDVIPLSLGLETMGGLMEKVVHRNTTIPVARAQEFTTYKDGQTAMAINVFQGERELIRDNRSLARFELRGIPPLPAGGAKIRVTFQVDADGLLGVSAEEMSTGVKSSIQVKPSYGLTDDEIARMLRDSYSHAVDDRNSRRLLEQQVEADRLLEALVVAMQADGEALLSQEEYRSVLADMEQLKATRQGEDADAIAREIERVSKATEEFAARRMNQGIRKALSGHSIDDFEES, encoded by the coding sequence ATGGCATTACTACAGATTTCCGAGCCGGGGCAAACGCCTGAACCGCACCAGCGTAAACGGGCGGTGGGTATTGACCTGGGTACGACCAATTCCCTGGTGGCGTCGGTGCGTTCTGGCAACGCAGACACTCTGCCTGATCATCAGGGTGAGCATATACTGCCTTCTGTCGTTCATTACGGGGAGCAGGGCGTTACTGTTGGTCAACAGGCTGAACAGCATATGGTCAGTGATGCGCTGGACACGATTGTTTCTGTCAAGCGCCTGATGGGGCGGGGCTTAAATGACCTTTCCACTCTAGGGGGGGTTATGCCCTATCGGTTTGTGGACTCTGAAAGTCAGATGCCTCTGATTGAAACCCGCCGGGGTTCGGTCAGCCCGGTAGAGGTGTCCGCTGAAATTCTGCGTTCTCTGGCAGGGCGTGCCACCGAAACGCTGGGGGGGGAGCTGGATGGTGCTGTGATCACCGTGCCAGCGTATTTTGATGAATCCCAGCGTCAGGCCACCAAAGATGCTGCAAAACTGGCAGGTCTTAACGTTTACCGTCTGCTGAATGAGCCAACTGCGGCAGCTGTCGCCTATGGTCTGGATCAGGGTGGTGAAGGATTGATAGCGGTTTACGACCTTGGTGGTGGTACCTTTGATATTTCTATTCTGCGTCTGCAGAAAGGCGTGTTTGAAGTACTAGCCACCGGTGGTGATACAGCCCTTGGCGGTGATGATTTCGACCGGGCGATTGCTGGCTGGGTGCTGGCGCAGGCGGGTGTTGACGAGTCTTCTCTGAATAATGAACAGCATCGTCAAATCATGCTGGAAGGTCGTCGTGCCAAGGAGGCCCTGACGGATCACGACAGTGTTGATGTGTCGTTTGGTGACTGGTTCGGCCAGTTGACCACTGAACAGTTTAATGAGCTGGCAGATAAGCTGATTGACCAGACCCTGCGAGCGTTCAAGCGTGCTTTGCGGGATGCGGGTTATAAGGCAAAAGATATTGAAGCGGTGGTGATGGTCGGCGGCTCAACCCGTATGCCAAGAGTGCGCTCCCGTATTGCTGATTTTGCGAAAAAACAACCTTTGACGTCTATTGATCCGGATCGTGTTGTGGCGATAGGCGCAGCCCTGCAGGCAGACGTGCTGGCAGGTAACAAATCGGGCGACGATATGTTGCTGCTGGACGTGATTCCGTTGTCTCTTGGTCTGGAAACCATGGGCGGGCTGATGGAGAAGGTAGTTCATCGCAATACCACCATTCCGGTAGCCAGAGCGCAGGAGTTTACCACCTATAAAGACGGTCAGACGGCTATGGCCATCAACGTCTTTCAGGGTGAGCGGGAACTGATCAGGGATAATCGTTCCCTGGCACGCTTTGAGCTGCGTGGTATTCCGCCGCTGCCGGCGGGTGGCGCTAAAATCCGTGTGACTTTCCAGGTGGATGCGGACGGATTGCTGGGGGTATCGGCTGAAGAGATGTCTACCGGTGTCAAGAGCAGCATTCAGGTGAAGCCTTCCTACGGACTGACTGACGATGAAATTGCCCGTATGCTCAGGGATTCGTACTCTCATGCTGTCGATGATCGCAACAGTCGTCGTCTGTTGGAACAGCAGGTTGAAGCGGATCGGTTGCTGGAGGCTCTGGTAGTCGCCATGCAGGCGGATGGTGAAGCTTTGCTGAGTCAGGAGGAGTACCGGTCTGTTCTGGCAGATATGGAACAGTTAAAAGCGACCCGTCAGGGGGAGGACGCTGACGCTATCGCCCGTGAGATTGAACGGGTTAGCAAGGCGACGGAAGAATTTGCCGCTCGTCGTATGAATCAGGGTATCCGCAAGGCCCTGTCCGGCCATAGTATTGATGACTTTGAGGAGTCCTGA